TCTGTTATTCTATTAAGGAAGGCACTTACCGTGCTGGCAGAGAAGGCCTGTGTAACCACCATGACACATGCACATGAAACCATTGTGGAAACTAACACACGCTCCGTGAGAACCGCAGATGTTGGATGGAAATGTAATATTGCTGTCAGCAACTCGGACAATACAATGATCAAAAGCTAGAGAAACAGAAGGATAATGGAAAATTGGAGACAACCTTGCTCACGACACATGGACGAAAGTACCTATGGCACCTTTTCTTCCCAGGCACAAAGCCACTGAGGGTACCCTCACCACTAGTTGGTCCATGGCAGGATTACCCACTTATAAAATAATGGTGTTATGCTACTGGCACTGAGTGGATGAGAGGGATTAAGAGAGAGGGGGTGTTAAGGACgttgcctactattgttattgcgcatacgttctgcgcatctcccgATACtgggatttcctatcgccaatgcttaattataaagggatatttttgcgcgatttaaaactatccggagaaagtagatcttagtaattactcttggtatccaaaaataaaattgggggtaaccatgcatttttgagagataattaagcttcaatttgagaaagagcGCCAtatattgctttgtatttttacgctttttacagatattattcatgaattatctttgaaaaatgcgcggttacccccacttttcttttcatatttcaataggacttgttaagatctacgttttctgcataatcacacaccgaggaaaaaatatcttttattagtaggcaccgtccttaaacaaAGTATCTTGGCCTGAGATGAAACAAACGTAGAGGCAGGCTTCTTATCAGGATCTGGCAACATCAATGAACCTCCACAAACTGACAAAATAAGGTAACAATGAACCTGATGGTCATTTATCAAGATGTTGTAAATCAATTGGTTCCCATGTATTGTCAAAAAGGGTTTGTCTCACTCacctttttcacaatttttcccACTAAAGCCAAGTGGGCACTTACAAAACACTGCCTTGCCATTCTCAACACAGCTAGCACCATTGAGACAAGGGGATGATTGACATCTGTCAATTATTAATTCACAGTGCTGACCATGGTAACCTTCAGGGCATATGCAATAATAGTTGCTGGCATGGTTGCCTTCACTGTCACATCTGCCACCATGTAAGCAAACAATTCCAGTGCACACATCTGTATGTTCAGTGACATTGCATGTGCTGCCAGTATAACCCGGTGAACAGTCACAGTGGAAACCACCACCGTTGCGGTTGTTGCATGTGCCACCATGTTGGCATGGGGACGAATCACACTTGCTTTCTTTGAGTTCACAATAGTGACctgaagaacaaaaaaaattcttagcACCACTCTTAGTGATGTAGCAAGCTAAAAACACATGATGAGCTTTAACATTCAAGTAGTGCGTGACAGTCAATGCAAAAATAAATCTCCAAATCTGGGACTTGTTCAGATTTCAGAACAAGGACAAAAGTACTTTAAAAAATGAAGCTTTCAAAAAAATTAGACTTACTGTAACAAATTACTTATCATTTGCAATTTAATgcacaaacaaataaaatactGTTGGCAAATAAATCTTACCTTTAAACCCGACTGGGCAATTACATTTGAAATTAGCTATTTCATCTACACAGCTACCACCATTGAGACAGGGTGAAGAGGAACATTCATTGATTTCAACTGAGCAATTTATTCCTGTGTAACCAGGGGCACAGACACAAGTGAAGCTATTCACACCATCTACACATCTGCTACCATTGTACTGACACGGCTGATGAGAACAGTCGTCAATGTTGACGGTGCAAGTTCTCCCACTGAACCCAACGGAGCACTTGCAGTAAAAGTCCTCAATCATATCAAAACAGCTGCCCTGATTGTGGCAAGGTGAAAGAGCACAATCATCTATGTTCACGTCACAATAAATCCCAGTAAAACCAGTTTGACAAACACACTTGAATCTTCCTATTCTATCCACACATGTTCCATTAATACAAGGCCGTGATGCACATTCATCGATTTCTGTTTCACAGTGGACTCCTGTGTAGCCAACTGGACATTTACATTCAAAACCATTAACCAGATCAAAACATGTGGCACCATGTCGACAAGGTTGATTAGCACATTCATCTATATCCACCTCACAATAACGACCTGTATATCCTGGCAGACAGGTGCATTTAAAGTTATTGATATAATCAGTACAGTTTCCATAATTCCTGCAAGGCTGGCGGGCACAATCGTCAATGTTAATTTCACAATGAGTTCCACCAAACCCTGGGCTGCATAGGCATTCAAACTTATTGATACCATCCACACAGTAACCCCCATTTAAGCATGTCACAGACAAACAGTCATCCACATTAGTACTACATGTACGACCTTTAAACCCAGGTCGACAGGCACAACTAAAGTCATTCACCAGATTAGTGCAAATTCCTTCATGTAAACACGGAAACGAGTAACACTCATTAATATCAACAGAACATGTGCGTCCTTTGAATCCTGCCGCGCACATGCATTTGAAGTCATTAACCAAGTTCACACAAGTGCCTCCATTGCTGCATGGATTGACTAGACAGTCATCAATATCTGTTTCACAATGTTTCCCTGTATAACCCTTTTGACATACACAAGAATAGTTCCCTATACCATCAACACACGTTGCATTATTTTGACATCTGTGTGATTGACAATGATTGATGTCCACCTCACAATCATAACCTGTGAAGCCGTCATGACAAAGACATCTATAATTTGAAGAATTTGAGGAGACGCAGGTCCCTCCATTACGGCAAGAGAATGTACTGCAGACATTTAATGGACCACCACACGTCCTTCCTGGGGTGGTGCCTGTGCAGTTGCATAGAAAATTATCCACCAAATCAGTGCATTGACCATTGTTGCAAGGATTTGGCTCACAGTCGTTCACCTCAACTTCACATGTTGCACCTGTAAAACCGTTTCTGCAAATGCAGTCATATCCCTGTCCATCTAACCTATTAAGACAAGTGCCAGCATTATTACAAGGATGTTGCAGGCACTCATCAATATTGATGTGACAATCCTTGCCTGTATATCCGGTTAAACATGAGCAATTATAGTCATTGTCAAGATCAACACAAGTCCCATTGTGATGGCAAGGATTATTTTCACAATCATCAATATTGATTGCACAATCCTTTCCTGTAAAACCTGATTTACAGACACACTTGAAATCATTGGCGAGGTCTACACACACACCCTGATTTTTACAGGGATGGCTGATGCACTCATTGAGATCCACTTCACAAAATCTTCCTGTAAAACCAGGAGAGCAAACACACTTGTAGTAGTTGATTGCATCAATGCAAACAGAACTGTGCATGCACTGATTGTTTTGGCAATCATCTATGTTCACCTcacaaatttgacctgtaaaaCCCGCTAAACATGTGCAAGAGAATCCATTGATCAAGTCCACACAGCTTGCATTATTGGTGCAGGGAGATGACTGGCAGTCATCAATGTTTACTTCACAAGTTGCCCCTTGAAATCCAATAGAGCAGTCACAGTGAAAATCACCTGCAAGGTCTTGACAGGTTCCTGAAAGAAAAGGTCAGGCCTTGAGGTAAACTATAACTTTTGAAAATGACTGTAATTTGGTTGCAGTATCATTTTTGTATCACTGTAACATcgttaaaactttaaaaataatcatcaaACAGGAACATGTTTCCTGTAACTTTTGTAATACCACTATAATAGTTAAAGATGaactctcttttcttttctaatttaACTCACACTTTCTCAGTCTTAATAATTGAAGTTACCTCCATTTTGACAAGGTTTTTGAGAGCATTCGTCAATGTCTACTTCACAGTTGACACCTGTGTAGCCAGTCTTACAAACACAAAGGAATGCATTCACTCCATCAGCACAGATTCCACCATTTAGACATGGATTGCTGCCACATTCGTTGTAGTTTACTTCACACAAACTACCCGTATACCCAGCATGGCAGGTGCATGTGAAGTCATTCACATGGTCAACACATGTACCACCATGGTGACAAGGTTGGCCAGCACAATCATCTACATTAATTTCACACATCTTTCCGACAAAACCAGGTAAACAGTGGCAGTGGAAGTCAGATATAAGGTCCTCACAGGATGCATTATTTCTGCATGGGTTGCCATGACAATCATCAATGTTTTTCTCGCAAATTATTCCAGTGTATCCATAGGGACATTCACATCGAAAGGAATTAATCTGAAGTAAGCAACAACAAAAGTAACAATAGATTTTGAAGCCATGATGTAATGACTGTTCACtgttaaaatgaataataattaatttggagGGGGAAAATTTTTATAATGGCCTCTTCCTTCAACATGAATAATATtgtaacattttaaaattagcAACAAAGGCAATTAATTAAAAACTGTATGGAACATTTTGGTACTCATCAGTCCAGATTTCTGGTGATCATTGATTCTGGTCTCAAGTCCAGCTGCACTTATAAACACTGCAATATCATGCCTCTGACAGTTGGATGTACTAACTCAAATTACCTGATCAATACATGTCCCATTGTTGTGACATGGGAGCATCCAACACTCATTTACGTCGATTGAACAATCAACACCTGTGAAGCCAGACACACATTGACAGGATTGCCCGCCAGCAGTGGGAACACAGCTGCCACCATTCAGACAAGAATTTGACGAGCAGGTAGTGTCAACAAGCTGAGGAAAGCAAAACAGCACAATTATGCTCTATGCTAAGCTAGAATATTAGACATTCATTTTTCTGTTAACAATTCATCAAAAGGGTGAAATAAATTACCTGGGAAAACCCAGCACAGATTAAAACGACGGTGATGGCCCTGTTCATTTTCTAAGAAGACATTCAAAGGTAGTTTGTGGGCTTGTTTTCCTGATGAGAAATCACTTTGTTTCTGCTAAATTAAACACATAGATAAAAATACATTATTACAAATCCAAGCATGTGGTAACCATGCGCGAATTTTTTACGTTGCAATAATTTAAGGGTCCACCGAAAAACTAATTTGTTCAAGTATTGGTTAAATTAAAACGTGGCGTACGTCTGTAAATTTGTTGTCGTGAGTGAAATGTTAACGTAATTTTTCCAATCCTAGACTCTCTCTTTTTTGAAGAAAAGAGGGGCACAATTTATTGGGAAACTGATTATCGTAAGAAAATTGAAACCATTACAGAAACGTGTTCGAGTCTGTGTTCTCCTCAATTCAAAGACAATTTGGAAATACCATGTTATTTTTCTCCCGACAGTCTCAGTTGTTTTGATAATTGAGAAATAAGAACTGCTAAATTCATCTAATTACAAGTTAAATAACTATTTTATCCAAATCTCTAGAGCTTCTGTTAGAAGGTACAAAATACTTACCCAAACAGGAGTAACAACGCTTCTGCGTAACATTCCTTTTACTTCATAGTGGATACTTATGCCGAAAGTTTATCCCCTGAGGACGCTGTTATCAAGACAACAAAGATCGAACTGGTTCAAATATCTAGGGACGGGTGGGTAGAGCAAGCAATAAGATTTCTTTGGAGGTTGATCTTTCGATTTCCTAAGGTTACATTGTTATGTATTGTCATCTTCGGAATTTACATAGCTGGAATAATGATTTTGCTTCTCGTTCCTTTAATTTAAACAGCCTTTGAAAACAAGCACTCCTCCCTTCCAAGAGTTTCTCTTTACCTGATGTTGAGAGAATTTATTTTACTATCATCGTGTGCATACGATCAGCTGTTATTTTTTATACGAACGGCACcaataaaaatgaaagaaactccAATTCCTTCAAAACAAGTTCCTTTCCGTTTTTGCATTTTGGAATAAATTGAAATGATTATTTCTACTAtcatgaaataaaaacaatccATAGGTTTGtcgattgtttttattttctctataCTAGTAATGAGTAAACGTGCATTCAAACCAGGGGGATTCTCCCTTGAACCTGCCGACTCTAAGTTCGATCGATTTCGATGAGGACCAGCTGAGTAATGATTTGTCGTTTCACATTTTAACAAGAATCTTAGCAAGCAAAGCAAATGGAAGACGATCCTCTTTTAGGAGAGAGAAGTTCTGGTACGTAATGCCAAATATGAACTCTTCTTCTTACGCTTCCAGGTATTCTGTCGTCGTTTAGATCTGACAAGTggcgaaaagaaaatgtttcgtTGAAAATAATTCATTGAGTTGGGTCAAGGATTTTTAATTGAAGATCAATTAAATAGATGACAATAAGTAAATTTTATAAGACTGTTATTAAAGTAAGTGCTGTAAAAAGATTGAACAATAACTATTTTCCACACATTGATCATAAGGCAATTATGTGACTTGGGTGTCTCGTGACTGATCGGCGTGAAactgaaaactaaaaataaactaaaacaagtCTTTCCAGAAGTGTTGTGAGGAACACCTCAATTGTTTATGATAACCTCTTTCAAATCAGTTATCTTGAATGGCCTATTAAAGCTACCCAATGTTCTGATTTTAATATACGTGAGTGTCCATTTTGGTGTTATATAAGCTTGTATGAATAATTAGCAAATGCTAGCAATTTTTGTTTATGGAGATGACGTAGTGGTGATTACGTAGTGATATTACCATTTCATAATTTGCTTTGATGAACTGGAACAGTGCAGAACACCATCCTTCTCcactcaaaaataaaattttcctcTGGGGAAGGGCTCTGGTAGCCCTGAGTAGACTACCATACCATCCAGGGAGTGGGAGTgagtgggggtgggggtggggagAGTTATAGGACCAGTTGATTTAAAACACTCTGTTGTGAGCACTAAATGGCATGTGTATGACTTGACCAAGTGTTACTTACAGGAATCTATTTAATATTGTGTTGCTTTACCTCTTACCAAgtaaaaatgaataattattctACATGTAAAGAAAGCATCTTCCATTGAATCTGCCAAAATTTATGACTAACCGtgagatttcaaaattttaaaggtGGCTCATCAAGAAGTAGAAGTGGATTACTGCGTTATTCTACTCCTCCAAGCAGTGAAGAAAATACAGAGTATTCAGTTTACGATTACTGTGgagataattatgtaattccGCCAGAGGGACAACATGCCTCATTGTCAAATACGGTGGACACACAATACAGTATCAGAGAATATCAAGCAAAGAATTTTCACCGGCCTTTGTTTATTACTGTTGTGACACTTGCACAATGTGTTCTACTCATTTATGTTTGTGTTGCTGGAGGAATTGAACCAATTTCTTTTAAACCCAGTCGCGAAAGTAAAAATATTGCCAAATTTGGCTTTATTGCATCACAAAATAATGGTAGCAAGGTGTTACATAAAAAAGAAGTATTCAGAGATACTGGTGTCAATGCATTCATAGGACCCAATGCATCTTTACTGGTTAAAGTGGGAGCAAAGTTTGTACCAGTAGGTTTTATTTACTGTAATTATATTTTTCAATGCAATACTGAATCTTTTCTGGTAATATTTAATGGGAAGACTTTCGCCACCATGTCATGCCGTTGAGTGAGTGAAAGCGTAATCATCTGTATTGCGCAATACTAGACACATGGCTAGTGAGTTTAGCCGTGGCCCGAAAATACATCCAAAGAGGAGTTTGTGTGGAGAAATAAAATACACTTTCAAAGTCAGAATCACTGAACTATACTTTGAAGTCAGCGAAACCAATCGAGACCCCTCAAATTTTGAGCTTGAATAATTAG
This genomic window from Acropora muricata isolate sample 2 chromosome 2, ASM3666990v1, whole genome shotgun sequence contains:
- the LOC136898081 gene encoding fibropellin-1-like; amino-acid sequence: MNRAITVVLICAGFSQLVDTTCSSNSCLNGGSCVPTAGGQSCQCVSGFTGVDCSIDVNECWMLPCHNNGTCIDQINSFRCECPYGYTGIICEKNIDDCHGNPCRNNASCEDLISDFHCHCLPGFVGKMCEINVDDCAGQPCHHGGTCVDHVNDFTCTCHAGYTGSLCEVNYNECGSNPCLNGGICADGVNAFLCVCKTGYTGVNCEVDIDECSQKPCQNGGTCQDLAGDFHCDCSIGFQGATCEVNIDDCQSSPCTNNASCVDLINGFSCTCLAGFTGQICEVNIDDCQNNQCMHSSVCIDAINYYKCVCSPGFTGRFCEVDLNECISHPCKNQGVCVDLANDFKCVCKSGFTGKDCAINIDDCENNPCHHNGTCVDLDNDYNCSCLTGYTGKDCHINIDECLQHPCNNAGTCLNRLDGQGYDCICRNGFTGATCEVEVNDCEPNPCNNGQCTDLVDNFLCNCTGTTPGRTCGGPLNVCSTFSCRNGGTCVSSNSSNYRCLCHDGFTGYDCEVDINHCQSHRCQNNATCVDGIGNYSCVCQKGYTGKHCETDIDDCLVNPCSNGGTCVNLVNDFKCMCAAGFKGRTCSVDINECYSFPCLHEGICTNLVNDFSCACRPGFKGRTCSTNVDDCLSVTCLNGGYCVDGINKFECLCSPGFGGTHCEINIDDCARQPCRNYGNCTDYINNFKCTCLPGYTGRYCEVDIDECANQPCRHGATCFDLVNGFECKCPVGYTGVHCETEIDECASRPCINGTCVDRIGRFKCVCQTGFTGIYCDVNIDDCALSPCHNQGSCFDMIEDFYCKCSVGFSGRTCTVNIDDCSHQPCQYNGSRCVDGVNSFTCVCAPGYTGINCSVEINECSSSPCLNGGSCVDEIANFKCNCPVGFKGHYCELKESKCDSSPCQHGGTCNNRNGGGFHCDCSPGYTGSTCNVTEHTDVCTGIVCLHGGRCDSEGNHASNYYCICPEGYHGQHCELIIDRCQSSPCLNGASCVENGKAVFCKCPLGFSGKNCEKAFDHCIVRVADSNITFPSNICGSHGACVSFHNGFMCMCHGGYTGLLCQHEINECLSNPCGSNMTCVDGINQYTCASMHNQLQSAGLAAKSSYVIPVVIVTVLVLAMAALLFGYIARVRRQRNGRMKLTDKHSESLPDPYPQHRTFENPIYQPCEKVIGVGCNDDIDALEALRLHIDQELLDISFLSDGESLGRRELKKTASAPDLRNLNVTVRDMETSSVCAVDDLSQGSVGAVHSGVTQRSNDPRTNLKLSKEWLETFL